One stretch of Variovorax sp. TBS-050B DNA includes these proteins:
- a CDS encoding amino acid ABC transporter permease — MLDVVQDYWVYFLIGQYPNGPLGGLVLTLLLASCGLVLALPLGIVLGLARVSPWRWLRWPVTGFVFVVRGLPLLMVIFWAYFFLPSVTGVKTDQFTTMLIALVVFDAAYLAEIVRAGIQGLPRGQMETARALGLGYGAAMRLVVLPQSLRSMLPSLVNQFVSTIKETSLGYIIGLAEVSFIATQINTQVFTKPAQIYLILGLTYFILCFGLSRLAYALERRLARRGLAVADPDAAPKVSA; from the coding sequence ATGCTCGACGTCGTCCAGGACTACTGGGTCTACTTCCTGATCGGCCAGTACCCGAACGGGCCGCTGGGCGGGCTGGTGCTCACGCTGCTGCTGGCCTCCTGCGGGCTGGTGCTCGCGCTGCCGCTGGGCATCGTGCTCGGGCTCGCGCGCGTGAGCCCGTGGCGCTGGCTGCGCTGGCCGGTCACGGGCTTCGTGTTCGTGGTGCGCGGGCTGCCGCTGCTGATGGTGATCTTCTGGGCCTACTTCTTCCTGCCCAGCGTGACGGGCGTGAAGACCGACCAGTTCACCACCATGCTGATCGCGCTGGTGGTGTTCGATGCGGCCTACCTCGCCGAGATCGTGCGCGCCGGCATCCAGGGCCTGCCGCGCGGCCAGATGGAAACCGCGCGCGCGCTCGGCCTCGGCTACGGCGCCGCGATGCGCCTGGTGGTGCTGCCGCAGTCGCTGCGCAGCATGCTGCCCTCGCTCGTGAACCAGTTCGTCTCCACCATCAAGGAGACCTCGCTCGGCTACATCATCGGCCTGGCGGAGGTGTCGTTCATCGCGACCCAGATCAACACCCAGGTGTTCACCAAGCCGGCCCAGATCTACCTGATCCTGGGGCTGACCTATTTCATCCTCTGCTTCGGGCTCTCGCGCCTGGCCTATGCGCTCGAACGCCGGCTCGCCCGGCGCGGCCTGGCCGTGGCCGACCCCGACGCGGCTCCCAAGGTGTCCGCATGA
- a CDS encoding HAD family phosphatase — translation MFAAAIFDMDGLLIDSERPIMAAWIEAARTLDIELSHSEYLQVVGLATAESELILAGLLGGAEAYRHAVAHVRRLLQLERSDGTPLFPIKPGAGELLAALRARGTRCAVASSSTSAQIRTCLESIDVLHHFEAFAGGDEVARAKPDPALYRLAAERLGVAPADCIAFEDSENGARAALAAGLRVVIVPDLKHPPAAVIAQAFHVLESLHDAMAHLPRWFPGMRVA, via the coding sequence ATGTTCGCCGCCGCCATCTTCGACATGGACGGGCTGCTGATCGATTCGGAGCGCCCCATCATGGCCGCATGGATCGAGGCAGCCCGCACGCTCGACATCGAGCTTTCGCACAGCGAGTACCTGCAGGTGGTCGGCCTGGCCACGGCGGAGTCGGAGCTGATCCTCGCCGGACTGCTCGGCGGCGCCGAGGCCTACCGGCACGCGGTCGCGCACGTGCGCAGGCTGCTGCAGCTGGAGCGCTCGGACGGCACGCCGCTGTTCCCGATCAAGCCCGGCGCGGGCGAACTGCTTGCCGCGCTGCGGGCGCGCGGCACGCGCTGCGCAGTGGCCTCGTCGTCGACCAGCGCGCAGATCCGCACCTGTCTGGAGAGCATCGACGTGCTCCACCACTTCGAGGCCTTCGCGGGCGGCGACGAGGTGGCGCGCGCCAAGCCCGACCCCGCCCTCTACCGGCTCGCGGCCGAACGCCTGGGCGTGGCGCCCGCCGACTGCATCGCCTTCGAGGACAGCGAGAACGGCGCCCGCGCCGCGCTGGCCGCGGGCCTGCGGGTGGTGATCGTGCCCGACCTCAAGCACCCGCCGGCGGCCGTCATCGCGCAGGCCTTCCACGTGCTCGAATCGCTGCACGACGCCATGGCGCACCTGCCGCGCTGGTTTCCGGGGATGAGGGTTGCCTGA
- a CDS encoding amino acid ABC transporter permease → MPLFDYSLLLTGQYHDMLVAGLWLSLQLLVVSLVCALPIALVVALLRLAPVAPLRWLGFAYVESIRNIPLLAHMLFWYFGAPELLPEGIKQRLYEGHIEAYSAIVALSLYTAAFMAEDIRSGIRAIPAVQFEAGRALGFGFLGTMRRVVLPQALRVTVPPLISQTLSLWKNTSIATVIGVAELMYQAGQVESATFRSFESFAFASAAYLTVSLAITGLASWYHHRFPVRTL, encoded by the coding sequence ATGCCGCTGTTCGACTATTCGCTGCTGCTGACCGGCCAATACCACGACATGCTGGTGGCGGGCCTGTGGCTCTCGCTGCAACTGCTCGTCGTCTCGCTCGTCTGCGCGCTGCCGATCGCGCTGGTGGTCGCCCTGCTGCGGCTCGCGCCGGTGGCGCCGCTGCGCTGGCTCGGCTTTGCGTATGTGGAGTCGATCCGCAACATTCCGCTGCTCGCGCACATGCTGTTCTGGTACTTCGGCGCGCCCGAGCTGCTGCCCGAGGGCATCAAGCAGCGGCTCTACGAGGGCCACATCGAGGCCTACAGCGCCATCGTCGCGCTCTCGCTCTACACCGCGGCCTTCATGGCCGAGGACATCCGCAGCGGCATCCGCGCGATTCCCGCGGTGCAGTTCGAGGCCGGGCGCGCGCTCGGCTTCGGCTTTCTGGGCACCATGCGCCGCGTCGTGCTGCCGCAGGCGCTGCGCGTGACCGTGCCGCCGCTGATCTCGCAGACGCTGAGCCTCTGGAAGAACACCTCGATCGCGACCGTGATCGGCGTCGCCGAGCTGATGTACCAGGCCGGCCAGGTCGAGAGCGCGACCTTCCGCAGCTTCGAATCCTTCGCGTTCGCGAGCGCGGCCTACCTCACGGTCTCGCTCGCGATCACGGGACTCGCGAGCTGGTACCACCACCGCTTTCCGGTGCGCACGCTGTGA
- a CDS encoding 2-oxoglutarate and iron-dependent oxygenase domain-containing protein — protein sequence MTNTESRPALPVIDVAPLVAGAPGRDAVAAQIGTACRAHGFFYVTGHGVDAALVQRLEALSHRFFDLPEATKMQWRMALGGRAWRGYFPLGGELTSGRPDWKEGLYLGTELPATHPLVQAKTPVHGPNLFPDAPGLEDFRATILAYMAAVTGLGHRLMEGIALSLGLPAGYFAERYTADPLILFRLFNYPSQPVPEGLDVQWGVGEHTDYGLLTILHQDAVGGLAVHTPAGWIDAPPIAGSFVCNIGDMLDRMTGGLYKSTPHRVKRNTSGRDRLSFPLFFDPNFEARVQRIEGLEGAAARDDSAERWDRANVHAFNGRYGDYLLAKVSKVFPQLRDEVL from the coding sequence ATGACGAACACCGAGTCCCGCCCCGCCCTCCCCGTGATCGACGTCGCGCCGCTGGTGGCCGGCGCGCCCGGCCGCGACGCCGTGGCCGCGCAGATCGGCACCGCCTGCCGCGCGCACGGCTTCTTCTACGTCACCGGCCACGGCGTCGATGCGGCGCTGGTGCAGCGGCTCGAAGCGCTGAGCCACCGCTTCTTCGACCTGCCCGAAGCCACCAAGATGCAGTGGCGCATGGCGCTCGGCGGGCGCGCCTGGCGCGGCTACTTTCCGCTCGGCGGCGAGCTGACCTCGGGCCGGCCCGACTGGAAGGAAGGCCTCTACCTCGGCACCGAGCTGCCCGCCACCCATCCGCTGGTGCAGGCGAAGACGCCGGTGCACGGGCCCAACCTGTTTCCCGACGCGCCGGGGCTGGAGGATTTCCGGGCGACCATCCTCGCCTACATGGCAGCCGTGACCGGGCTCGGCCACCGGCTGATGGAAGGCATCGCGCTGAGCCTCGGCCTGCCCGCGGGCTACTTCGCCGAACGCTACACGGCCGATCCGCTGATCCTGTTCCGCCTCTTCAACTATCCCTCGCAGCCGGTGCCCGAGGGGCTGGACGTGCAATGGGGCGTGGGCGAGCACACCGACTACGGGCTGCTCACGATCCTGCACCAGGACGCGGTCGGCGGCCTCGCGGTGCACACGCCCGCGGGCTGGATCGACGCGCCGCCGATCGCGGGCTCCTTCGTGTGCAACATCGGCGACATGCTCGACCGCATGACGGGCGGGCTCTACAAGTCGACGCCGCACCGGGTGAAGCGCAACACCTCGGGACGCGACCGGCTGTCCTTCCCGCTCTTCTTCGATCCGAACTTCGAAGCCCGCGTGCAGCGCATCGAAGGCCTCGAAGGCGCCGCCGCGCGCGACGACAGCGCCGAGCGCTGGGACCGCGCCAACGTGCACGCCTTCAACGGCCGCTACGGCGACTACCTGCTGGCCAAGGTCTCGAAGGTGTTCCCGCAGTTGCGGGACGAGGTGCTGTGA
- a CDS encoding SURF1 family protein produces the protein MVCAALAFAGFVALGNWQVERRAWKLDLIARVEQRVHAPAAAPPGRSQWPAVNAAADEYRHVRIAGTFLHDKETLVQASTRLGAGFWVLTPLRTADGVVLVNRGFVPPEARARSARATGEPAGETTVTGLLRLTEPKGGFLRRNDPAADRWFSRDVQAIAAARGLADVAPYFIDAEAAAAPAAANAPPAWPAGGLTVIAFPNSHLVYALTWYGLALMVAAAAWFVWRDDRRRGENGPHAAARSRPDAARRD, from the coding sequence ATGGTCTGCGCGGCGCTCGCCTTCGCGGGCTTCGTGGCGCTCGGCAACTGGCAGGTCGAGCGCCGGGCCTGGAAGCTCGATCTCATCGCACGCGTCGAACAGCGCGTGCATGCCCCGGCCGCCGCGCCGCCCGGGCGCAGCCAGTGGCCCGCGGTGAATGCGGCCGCCGACGAGTACCGCCACGTGCGCATCGCCGGCACCTTCCTGCACGACAAGGAAACGCTGGTGCAGGCCAGCACCCGGCTCGGCGCGGGCTTCTGGGTGCTCACGCCGCTGCGCACTGCCGACGGCGTGGTGCTGGTCAACCGCGGCTTCGTGCCGCCCGAGGCGCGCGCGCGCAGCGCCCGCGCAACCGGCGAACCGGCCGGCGAGACCACGGTCACGGGCCTGCTGCGCCTCACCGAGCCCAAGGGCGGCTTCCTGCGCCGCAACGATCCCGCGGCCGACCGCTGGTTCTCGCGCGACGTGCAGGCGATCGCCGCGGCGCGCGGCCTGGCCGACGTGGCGCCCTACTTCATCGACGCCGAGGCCGCAGCCGCGCCCGCGGCCGCCAATGCGCCACCCGCCTGGCCCGCGGGCGGCCTCACGGTCATCGCCTTTCCGAACAGCCACCTGGTCTATGCCCTCACCTGGTACGGCCTCGCGCTGATGGTCGCGGCCGCGGCCTGGTTCGTTTGGCGCGACGACCGCCGGCGCGGCGAAAATGGGCCCCATGCAGCCGCCCGCTCCCGTCCCGATGCCGCCCGCCGCGACTGA
- a CDS encoding MFS transporter translates to MTTTSSLSPQGAQPVPHTSVNDAREGDEHSHIAPGEIAVGVVIGRASEYFDFFVYGIASVLVFPAVFFPFEPRLEGTLYAFVVFSFAFIARPFGTVISMMIQRRFGREAKLTIALFLLGTSTAGIAFLPGYASIGFSAIVLLSVFRFAQGLALGGSWDGLPSLLALNAPQNRRGWYAMLGQLGAPLGFFVASALFAFLYANLSHKDFLDWGWRYTFYVAFAINVVALFARLRLVAADEYSRQLEERELEPTSVVELIRSSQGTNLLIGAFAALASYALFHLITVFPLSWITLYSDQSITEFLVVQMIGAVLGAGGIVASGLIADRVGRRFTLGGLAALIAVFSGFAPTLLDGGNIGQDIFILLGFVLLGLSYGQAAGAVNSNFAPKYRYTGAALTADLAWLIGAAFAPLVALGLSANFGLAYVSVYLLSGAAGTLAALGLNRALVRD, encoded by the coding sequence ATGACGACGACGTCCAGCCTCAGTCCGCAAGGCGCACAGCCTGTGCCGCACACGTCCGTGAACGATGCCCGGGAGGGCGACGAGCATTCGCACATTGCGCCAGGCGAAATCGCCGTCGGCGTGGTCATCGGCCGCGCGTCGGAGTATTTCGACTTCTTCGTCTACGGCATCGCCTCGGTGCTGGTGTTCCCGGCGGTGTTCTTTCCGTTCGAGCCGCGCCTCGAGGGAACCCTCTACGCCTTCGTGGTCTTTTCCTTCGCATTCATCGCGCGGCCCTTCGGCACCGTCATCTCGATGATGATCCAGCGCCGCTTCGGGCGCGAGGCCAAATTGACGATCGCGCTCTTCCTGCTCGGCACCTCCACCGCGGGCATCGCCTTCCTGCCGGGCTACGCGAGCATCGGGTTCAGCGCGATCGTGCTGCTGTCGGTGTTCCGCTTCGCGCAGGGCCTCGCGCTCGGCGGCTCGTGGGACGGGCTGCCCTCGCTGCTCGCGCTCAACGCGCCGCAGAACCGCCGCGGCTGGTACGCGATGCTGGGCCAGCTCGGCGCGCCGCTCGGCTTCTTCGTGGCGAGCGCGCTGTTCGCCTTTCTCTACGCCAACCTCTCGCACAAGGACTTTCTCGACTGGGGCTGGCGCTACACCTTCTACGTGGCCTTCGCGATCAACGTGGTGGCGCTGTTCGCGCGCCTGCGGCTGGTGGCGGCCGACGAATACTCGCGCCAGCTCGAGGAGCGCGAGCTCGAGCCCACGAGCGTGGTCGAGCTGATCCGCTCCTCGCAGGGCACCAACCTGCTGATCGGCGCCTTCGCGGCCCTCGCGAGCTATGCGCTGTTCCACCTGATCACGGTGTTCCCGCTGTCGTGGATCACGCTCTATTCCGACCAGTCGATCACCGAGTTCCTGGTGGTGCAGATGATCGGCGCGGTGCTCGGCGCAGGTGGCATCGTGGCCTCGGGCCTGATCGCCGACCGCGTGGGCCGGCGCTTCACGCTCGGCGGCCTGGCCGCGCTGATCGCGGTGTTCAGCGGCTTCGCGCCCACGCTGCTCGACGGCGGCAACATCGGACAGGACATCTTCATCCTGCTGGGCTTCGTGCTGCTGGGCCTGTCGTACGGCCAGGCGGCGGGCGCGGTGAACTCGAACTTCGCGCCCAAGTACCGCTACACCGGCGCCGCGCTCACGGCCGACCTCGCATGGCTCATCGGCGCCGCCTTCGCGCCGCTGGTGGCGCTGGGCCTGTCGGCCAACTTCGGCCTGGCCTACGTCAGCGTCTACCTGCTCTCGGGCGCGGCCGGCACGCTGGCGGCGCTGGGGCTGAACCGCGCGCTGGTGCGCGACTGA
- the cyoA gene encoding ubiquinol oxidase subunit II, translating into MPTSKSLRRWLLLLPLALLAGCNTVLMNPSGDIANQQGRLIVVSTVLMLIIIVPVIALTLFFAWRYRQSNKEAEYKPDWDHSTQLELAIWAAPLLIIIALGAITWISTHTLDPYRPLARLDAERPVPADVKPLEVQVVALDWKWLFIYPEQGIATVNEMAAPVDRPITFKITASTVMNSFFIPALAGQIYAMPGMETKLHAVINKPGEFEGFSANYSGAGFSGMRFKFHGLSHEGFDQWVQKVKAGKDGELTRELYQKTLERPTEYEPVRHYRAIAPDLYDAILNLCVDRNKMCMKEMMAIDADGGLGKPGAFNVAVKQAWQTDSLLTDSPKRKYVTAMCTTEE; encoded by the coding sequence ATGCCTACCTCCAAATCCCTTCGCCGATGGCTCCTGTTGCTCCCGCTGGCCCTGCTCGCGGGCTGCAACACGGTGCTGATGAACCCCTCCGGCGACATCGCCAACCAGCAGGGGCGGCTGATCGTCGTCTCCACCGTGCTGATGCTGATCATCATCGTCCCGGTGATCGCGCTGACCCTGTTCTTCGCCTGGCGCTATCGCCAGTCGAACAAGGAGGCCGAGTACAAGCCCGACTGGGATCACTCGACGCAGCTCGAACTCGCGATCTGGGCCGCGCCGCTGCTGATCATCATCGCGCTGGGCGCGATCACCTGGATCAGCACCCACACGCTCGATCCGTACCGCCCGCTCGCCCGCCTCGACGCCGAGCGCCCGGTGCCGGCCGACGTCAAGCCGCTGGAGGTGCAGGTGGTGGCGCTCGACTGGAAGTGGCTCTTCATCTACCCCGAGCAGGGCATCGCGACGGTCAACGAGATGGCCGCGCCGGTGGACCGGCCGATCACCTTCAAGATCACCGCCTCCACGGTGATGAACTCCTTCTTCATCCCGGCGCTCGCGGGCCAGATCTACGCCATGCCCGGCATGGAGACCAAGCTGCACGCGGTCATCAACAAGCCCGGCGAGTTCGAGGGCTTCTCGGCCAACTACAGCGGCGCGGGCTTCTCGGGCATGCGCTTCAAGTTCCACGGCCTGAGCCATGAAGGCTTCGACCAGTGGGTGCAGAAGGTCAAGGCCGGCAAGGACGGCGAGCTCACGCGCGAGCTCTACCAGAAGACGCTCGAGCGGCCGACCGAATACGAACCCGTGCGCCACTACCGCGCCATCGCGCCCGACCTGTACGACGCCATCCTCAACCTCTGCGTCGACCGCAACAAGATGTGCATGAAGGAAATGATGGCCATCGACGCGGACGGCGGCCTGGGCAAGCCCGGCGCCTTCAACGTCGCCGTCAAGCAGGCCTGGCAGACCGATTCCCTCCTTACCGATTCGCCCAAGCGCAAGTACGTCACCGCGATGTGCACCACCGAAGAATGA
- the cyoB gene encoding cytochrome o ubiquinol oxidase subunit I: MPENLDLTKLVFGRLSWEAIPLHEPILLATFAAVVLGGIAIVGALTYFKLWGTLWRDWFTSIDHKKIGIMYIVLGLVMLLRGFADAIMMRAQQAVAFGDNMGYLPPHHYDQIFTAHGVIMIFFVAMPLVTGLMNFVVPLQIGARDVAFPFLNNFSFWMTTFGAALVMASLFVGEFAKTGWLAYPPLSGILYSPDVGVDYYIWSLQIAGVGTLLSGVNLLVTIVKMRAPGMTMMKMPVFTWTALCTNVLIVAAFPVLTAVLALLSLDRYVGTNFFTNDLGGNAMMYVNLIWIWGHPEVYILILPAFGIFSEVVSTFSGKRLFGYASMVYATVVITILSYLVWLHHFFTMGSGASVNSFFGITTMIISIPTGAKIFNWLFTMYKGRIRYELPMMWTVGFMVTFVIGGMTGVLLAVPPADFVLHNSLFLIAHFHNVIIGGVLFGMLAGITYWFPKAFGYKLDPFWGKCSFWFWLVGFWVAFMPLYVLGLMGVTRRMSHFQDMSLQIWFQIAAFGAVLIALGIACFLIQLVVSFLRRDALRDTTGDPWNGRTLEWSTSSPPPAYNFAFTPRIHDNDAWTDMKRRGYTRPLEGFTPIHMPKNTSAGFIIAALSAVCGFGLIWQMWLVAGAAFVAMVAAVIIHTFNYKRDYHIPAEEVVRTETERTRLLATAHV; this comes from the coding sequence ATGCCCGAAAACCTCGACCTGACGAAGCTCGTCTTCGGCCGCCTCAGCTGGGAGGCGATTCCCCTGCATGAGCCCATCCTGCTCGCGACCTTCGCGGCCGTGGTGCTGGGCGGCATCGCGATCGTGGGCGCCCTCACCTACTTCAAGCTCTGGGGCACGCTGTGGCGCGACTGGTTCACCAGCATCGACCACAAGAAGATCGGCATCATGTACATCGTGCTCGGCCTGGTGATGCTGCTGCGCGGCTTCGCCGACGCGATCATGATGCGCGCCCAGCAGGCCGTCGCCTTCGGCGACAACATGGGCTACCTGCCGCCGCACCACTACGACCAGATCTTCACCGCCCACGGCGTGATCATGATCTTCTTCGTGGCGATGCCGCTGGTCACGGGCCTGATGAACTTCGTCGTGCCGCTGCAGATCGGCGCGCGCGACGTGGCCTTCCCGTTCCTGAACAACTTCAGCTTCTGGATGACCACCTTCGGCGCCGCGCTCGTGATGGCGTCGCTGTTCGTCGGCGAGTTCGCCAAGACCGGCTGGCTCGCGTACCCGCCGCTGTCGGGCATCCTCTACAGCCCCGACGTGGGGGTCGACTACTACATCTGGTCATTGCAGATCGCGGGGGTGGGCACGCTGCTGTCGGGGGTCAACCTGCTGGTCACCATCGTGAAGATGCGGGCGCCCGGCATGACGATGATGAAGATGCCGGTCTTCACCTGGACCGCGCTGTGCACCAACGTGCTGATCGTCGCCGCCTTCCCGGTGCTGACCGCCGTGCTGGCCCTGCTCTCGCTCGACCGCTACGTCGGCACCAACTTCTTCACGAACGACCTCGGCGGCAACGCCATGATGTACGTGAACCTGATCTGGATCTGGGGCCACCCCGAGGTGTACATCCTGATCCTGCCGGCCTTCGGCATCTTCTCGGAGGTGGTGTCCACCTTCTCGGGCAAGCGGCTCTTCGGCTACGCCTCGATGGTCTACGCCACGGTGGTGATCACGATCCTGTCGTACCTGGTCTGGCTGCACCACTTCTTCACCATGGGCTCGGGCGCGAGCGTGAACTCGTTCTTCGGGATCACGACGATGATCATCTCGATCCCGACGGGCGCGAAGATCTTCAACTGGCTCTTCACGATGTACAAGGGCCGCATCCGCTACGAGCTGCCGATGATGTGGACCGTGGGCTTCATGGTCACCTTCGTGATCGGCGGCATGACGGGCGTGCTGCTCGCGGTGCCCCCGGCCGACTTCGTGCTGCACAACAGCCTGTTCCTGATCGCCCACTTCCACAACGTGATCATCGGCGGCGTGCTGTTCGGCATGCTCGCGGGCATCACCTACTGGTTTCCCAAGGCCTTCGGCTACAAGCTCGATCCGTTCTGGGGCAAGTGCTCGTTCTGGTTCTGGCTCGTGGGCTTCTGGGTCGCGTTCATGCCGCTGTACGTGCTGGGCCTGATGGGCGTCACGCGCCGCATGAGCCACTTCCAGGACATGTCGCTGCAGATCTGGTTCCAGATCGCCGCCTTCGGCGCGGTGCTGATCGCACTCGGCATCGCCTGCTTCCTGATCCAGCTGGTCGTGAGCTTCCTGCGCCGCGACGCGCTGCGCGACACCACGGGCGACCCGTGGAACGGCCGCACGCTCGAATGGTCGACCTCGTCGCCGCCGCCGGCCTACAACTTCGCGTTCACGCCGCGCATCCATGACAACGACGCCTGGACCGACATGAAACGCCGCGGCTACACGCGTCCGCTCGAGGGCTTCACGCCGATCCACATGCCGAAGAACACCAGCGCCGGCTTCATCATCGCGGCCCTGTCCGCGGTCTGCGGCTTCGGGCTGATCTGGCAGATGTGGCTGGTGGCCGGCGCGGCGTTCGTCGCCATGGTCGCCGCCGTGATCATCCACACCTTCAACTACAAGCGCGACTACCACATCCCCGCCGAAGAGGTGGTTCGCACCGAGACCGAACGCACGCGCCTGCTGGCCACCGCCCATGTCTGA
- a CDS encoding amino acid ABC transporter ATP-binding protein, protein MIELQNVDKWYGSYHALVDVSETIRKGEVVVVCGPSGSGKSTLIRTFNRLEPIQSGRILIDGQDIHAPGIDVNAFRSRIGFVFQQFNLFPHLTVLQNCTLAPMQLRGLSRAEADERAMALLARVGLANKARAWPSELSGGQQQRVAIARALAMQPPLMLFDEPTSALDPEMVGEVLLVMRDLTRDGMTMVCVTHEMGFAREVADRVLFMDEGRVLERATPDDFFNRPQHPRAQQFLSDIRSPFARTP, encoded by the coding sequence ATGATCGAACTCCAGAACGTCGACAAGTGGTACGGCAGCTACCACGCGCTCGTGGACGTGAGCGAAACCATCCGGAAGGGCGAGGTGGTGGTGGTGTGCGGCCCCTCCGGCTCGGGCAAGTCCACGCTGATCCGCACCTTCAACCGGCTGGAGCCGATCCAGTCGGGCCGCATCCTGATCGACGGCCAGGACATCCATGCGCCGGGCATCGACGTGAACGCGTTCCGCTCGCGCATCGGCTTCGTGTTCCAGCAGTTCAACCTGTTCCCGCACCTCACGGTGCTGCAGAACTGCACGCTGGCGCCGATGCAGCTGCGCGGCCTCTCGCGCGCCGAGGCCGACGAGCGAGCCATGGCGCTGCTCGCGCGCGTGGGCCTCGCGAACAAGGCGCGCGCCTGGCCCAGCGAGCTCTCGGGCGGCCAGCAGCAGCGCGTGGCGATCGCGCGCGCGCTCGCGATGCAGCCGCCGCTGATGCTGTTCGATGAGCCCACGAGCGCGCTCGACCCCGAGATGGTCGGCGAGGTGCTGCTGGTGATGCGCGACCTCACGCGCGACGGCATGACCATGGTCTGCGTGACGCACGAGATGGGCTTCGCGCGCGAGGTGGCCGACCGCGTGCTGTTCATGGACGAGGGCCGGGTGCTCGAGCGCGCCACGCCCGACGACTTCTTCAACCGACCGCAGCATCCGCGCGCGCAGCAGTTCCTGTCCGACATCCGCTCGCCCTTCGCCCGCACCCCATGA
- the cyoC gene encoding cytochrome o ubiquinol oxidase subunit III encodes MSDTTALHAPGGVHAHSDQTGKPPVFELFHVGNDHHPENGTLLGFWIYLMSDCLIFACLFAVYGVLGRSYAAGPSGADLFDLPLVAVNTSLLLLSSITYGFAVLEMQKKRMRGTLVWLAVTGLLGAGFIGLELYEFAHLIHEGAGPQRSAFLSAFFALVGTHGLHVSFGIIWLVVLMFQLPKHGFNAANRRRLMCLSMFWHFLDVVWIGVFTFVYLMGSMQ; translated from the coding sequence ATGTCTGACACCACCGCACTCCACGCCCCCGGCGGCGTCCACGCCCACAGCGACCAGACGGGCAAGCCGCCCGTGTTCGAGTTGTTCCACGTCGGCAACGACCACCATCCGGAGAACGGCACCCTGCTCGGGTTCTGGATCTACCTGATGAGCGACTGCCTCATCTTCGCCTGCCTGTTCGCGGTGTACGGCGTGCTGGGCCGCAGCTACGCGGCCGGCCCCTCGGGCGCCGACCTGTTCGACCTGCCGCTGGTGGCGGTCAACACCTCGCTGCTGCTGCTGTCGTCGATCACCTACGGCTTCGCCGTGCTCGAGATGCAGAAGAAGCGCATGCGCGGCACGCTCGTCTGGCTCGCGGTCACCGGCCTGCTCGGCGCCGGCTTCATCGGCCTCGAGCTGTACGAATTCGCGCACCTGATCCACGAGGGCGCGGGCCCGCAGCGCAGCGCCTTCCTGTCGGCCTTCTTCGCGCTGGTCGGCACCCACGGCCTGCACGTGAGCTTCGGCATCATCTGGCTCGTGGTGCTGATGTTCCAGCTGCCCAAGCACGGCTTCAACGCCGCCAACCGCCGCCGCCTGATGTGCCTGTCGATGTTCTGGCACTTCCTGGACGTGGTCTGGATCGGCGTCTTCACCTTCGTGTACCTGATGGGATCAATGCAATGA
- the cyoD gene encoding cytochrome o ubiquinol oxidase subunit IV, whose amino-acid sequence MSTHTETAGHGAHGRDKHGHDDGPESHSTFKGYMTGFVLAVILTAIPFWLVMGNVLGKPSTTSFVILGLAAVQIVVHMVYFLHMDAKSESGWNMLALIFTIVLVVITLAGSLWVMYHMNTNMMPMSVHDMKNMP is encoded by the coding sequence ATGAGCACCCACACCGAAACCGCCGGCCACGGCGCCCATGGCCGCGACAAGCACGGCCACGACGACGGCCCCGAGAGCCACAGCACCTTCAAGGGCTACATGACCGGCTTCGTGCTGGCCGTGATCCTGACCGCGATCCCGTTCTGGCTCGTCATGGGCAACGTGCTCGGCAAGCCCAGCACCACCTCGTTCGTGATCCTGGGCCTGGCCGCGGTGCAGATCGTGGTGCACATGGTCTACTTCCTGCACATGGACGCCAAGTCCGAGAGCGGCTGGAACATGCTGGCGCTGATCTTCACGATCGTGCTCGTCGTCATCACGCTGGCCGGCTCGCTCTGGGTCATGTACCACATGAACACCAACATGATGCCGATGTCGGTGCACGACATGAAGAACATGCCTTGA